One genomic segment of Clavelina lepadiformis chromosome 3, kaClaLepa1.1, whole genome shotgun sequence includes these proteins:
- the LOC143450582 gene encoding ileal sodium/bile acid cotransporter-like has translation MSIQTDNSTTVMMVNCTLNCSTTASRQSSGSGGNDNTIYILTTVIIAVGMVGIGATVYYKTLWEYIKKPKAFLLGVFMQLIIMPPLSWALTKIFQMPQAEALGVFIQGSCPGGTTSNIVVYWMDGIVDLSVAMTGTSTLLALGTMPLWLLIYQKGENLPHNLSIPFDRLAISLAALVIPIFVGMVIRANLAKYANIISKVFIALASIFILIMVIVNSVVSKIPWVVTWRQVVLAAIMPLIAYLIGYLVPFFPGLKLTHKAGRTISVETALQNAQIAAAVIQISFGRSRIIIAMLLFPLLYYVFQVGYSAIFTGIFITAKRRGWIKEDKEEQEEPANAGKAAAVEKSGEVQRTAVEKTEKDGIENPNFTNENDAAV, from the exons ATGTCAATCCAAACGGACAATTCGACTACAGTGATGATGGTAAACTGTACTTTAA ACTGTAGTACGACTGCTTCTAGGCAGTCATCTGGATCTGGTGGAAACGATAACACCATTTACATACTTACTAC agTTATCATTGCGGTTGGTATGGTCGGCATAGGGGCAACAGTATACTACAAAACATTATGGGAGTACATCAAAAAACCGAAAGCTTTTCTGTTGGGAGTTTTTATGCAGCTCATCATCATGCCAC CGTTATCATGGGCGCTTACAAAGATTTTCCAAATGCCACAAGCTGAAGCTTTAGGAGTATTTATCCAGGGAAGTTGTCCAGGAGGAACGACAAGCAATATAGTCGTGTACTGGATGGACGGCATTGTAGATTTAAG TGTTGCCATGACGGGAACTTCAACACTTTTGGCTTTGGGGACAATGCCTCTGTGGCTGCTGATATACCAAAAAGGAGAAAACCTTCCGCATAATCTTTCCATTCCATTTGATCGTTTAG cAATCTCGCTTGCTGCTCTAGTGATTCCGATTTTTGTTGGAATGGTAATCAGGGCCAACCTGGCAAAGTATGCCAACATTATATCAAAA GTTTTTATCGCATTGGCATCGATATTTATCCTGATCATGGTGATTGTCAACAGCGTTGTGAGTAAAATACCTTGGGTGGTTACTTGGAGACAAGTTGTG TTGGCTGCCATAATGCCTTTAATTGCATATCTGATTGGATATTTGGTGCCGTTTTTTCCTGGACTCAAATTGACGCACAAAGCCGGCCGCACAATTTCAGTCGAAACCGCTCTCCAAAACGCACAGATTGCAGCCGCTGTGATACAGATATCGTTTGGAAGAAGTCGAATTATTATAGCTATGCTACTTTTTCCGTTGCTGTACTACGTTTTCCAAGTTGGTTATTCCGCCATATTTACTGGAATATTTATCACTGCAAAACGTCGCGGTTGGATCAAAGAAGACAAAGAGGAACAGGAAGAACCTGCCAACGCAGGAAAAGCTGCTGCAGTGGAAAAAAGTGGAGAAGTGCAGAGAACTGCAGTGGAGAAAACTGAAAAGGATGGCATCGAAAATCCAAACTTCACAAATGAAAATGATGCTGCTGTTTAA
- the LOC143449518 gene encoding ileal sodium/bile acid cotransporter-like: protein MNTTMETTPCASNVSLACTNVTSGMPTGQQPQGDNLQNTIYILTTVIIAIGMVGIGASVYYKTLWKYIKEPKSYLIGVFLQLIIMPPLAWALTKIFVMPQAEALGVFIQGSCPGGVTSNVVVYWVDGIVDLSVAMTGTSTLLALGMMPLWLLIFQKGENLPSSLSIPFDRLAISLAALVVPIFVGMLIRAKLPKHANIISKILIGIASLFIVIMVIVNSVLSRIPWVVTWKQAVVACIMPVIAFLLAYGVTYIPGIKLEGKIKRTIALETAFQNVQIAAAVIQISFGRSPIIVAMILFPLLYYIFQVGYCALVTSFYTLAKRQGWVKFTNEDNNEESKAQEEKKPAGGADNPSFTCTKDIAV, encoded by the exons atgaataCGACAATGGAAACAACTCCTTGTGCAAGTAATGTTAGTTTAG cCTGTACAAACGTCACTTCTGGCATGCCTACCGGTCAGCAGCCTCAGGGAGATAATTTGCAGAACACCATTTACATACTGACCAC AGTCATTATCGCAATCGGAATGGTCGGAATCGGAGCTTCTGTTTATTACAAGACTCTCTGGAAATATATCAAGGAACCGAAATCATATCTGATTGGTGTTTTCTTACAACTTATTATTATGCCTC CGCTTGCTTGGGCCCTCACAAAAATCTTCGTCATGCCTCAAGCTGAAGCTCTGGGCGTTTTTATACAGGGAAGTTGTCCTGGAGGAGTTACCAGCAACGTCGTTGTTTATTGGGTAGATGGAATAGTTGATTTAAG TGTGGCAATGACAGGAACGTCCACGCTTTTGGCGCTAGGTATGATGCCGTTGTggcttttaatttttcaaaaaggAGAAAATCTTCCTAGCAGTCTGAGCATTCCATTTGACAGACTAG CCATATCACTTGCCGCACTGGTTGTTCCTATCTTTGTTGGAATGCTGATCAGAGCGAAGTTACCCAAGCATgcaaacataatttcaaag ATATTGATAGGAATAGCAAGTTTGTTTATAGTTATTATGGTGATTGTCAACAGTGTTCTGAGTCGAATTCCATGGGTAGTTACTTGGAAGCAGGCAGTG GTTGCTTGCATTATGCCAGTCATTGCTTTCTTGCTCGCATATGGCGTGACCTACATACCAGGCATAAAACTAGAAGGCAAGATAAAACGCACCATTGCTCTTGAAACAGCGTTTCAAAACGTCCAGATTGCTGCCGCGGTGATACAGATATCATTTGGAAGAAGTCCTATTATCGTCGCAATGATACTATTTCCTTTACTTTATTACATATTCCAAGTTGGTTATTGTGCACTCGTAACTTCCTTTTATACGCTTGCAAAACGCCAAGGCTGGGTGAAGTTTACAAACGAAGACAACAACGAGGAAAGTAAAGCACAAGAAGAAAAGAAACCGGCTGGAGGCGCTGATAATCCTTCGTTCACTTGCACAAAGGACATCGCAGTTTAA
- the LOC143449985 gene encoding regulator of G-protein signaling 22-like: MPEKTISTDPPYPEAEDFEEYLAIDDLFVDYFNAFLELPSFPEPLRFNPDTGGFEVLTPAKNQLADKIKAIARAQTPRSAVYKHAIANPPPRLPHYENDEEEDEEVKTSFNVKCLDKEQGIQWIKEHRLPTFLRSDLYMEYRLAKLLSQIETNRAGIKLTIDETFRPWHKQTKVERPPTAVDETIEMIERLKVTMGSMNATQTKEWFSVAKQVESTSVTSISRPVSSVTMPTMLPRRRTSSSRPISVCSSRNEIADNGDDYLGTGPHVKELSLNVPRRTSASSVVFSPMTSTAFPIREEYSACVVPRPVSSHTKVDHVVKIEPELSDSDSDQGVGSESDDIKEEIIEEKEDDEPGRSYLFDVNNLESYASVLVSLVFKKAIESLAPNITRKQLDKVTNLESIVTSSPRGRPLSRLNSKMFSEAILEHEQRVLDEQEILSRQSAKTMRSTKTQILASDVTRTESPTKKSIMFREKTESVFDDETDSVFSDESETSFQTISTRKQDFTDTKGFNRFRSFLQDTLGDKLVSLWLDIDKSRFAIRKEKSQKYLQHLRETYLKVGSTKRLPNEFLRKHQLLNATQWSVKRLQEIQRRVVEPLLLYWTPRFLVRQMARASKSAESDKVTSVETKSRDIRPLSSQSYPSPKTITVLPLRPKSCLPRLRNDKIITVERGRVLPDYHHYVKPDVYQTQHDPSPPLTTPSPIPSYLMPKVTAMVSDGQIQKLLLPKRPVSAGPLTRQTKVRFERRKSVAAKLRQRIRACSSVAPKSPATSVTSDSTVKGSPAMESMLQALYYDTRAGWFFTQFCENSKNMLWSSSIHFWFDVQEYHYLFYRDIFDQFTIERKSQAIYSTYIVGGSPEDIGLSVAIRRQVQMMIQPPFDELFDAAEEYVLKLLIVPWNRMMGMDKESYNKVELIEQERRLNVAAKYMGCLQKKGILKEKKVPLASEQQSLAKYEEDLWTKVPEEFRNVTFDELVRNRIELEHFRKFLEENYAKTDLLCWLDMEAFRRLPHQANEKRDEKAKDIKEKYLHKKYFFGPNSPATKQEQNEAVRIAGGWGKTLKERPPTELIAEAQKYVKKRIEKRWLPQFLATSTYQERQRPKSQMSEVADDVVLQKKKRRGEPWRMLDNRWQSSSRDLMEFRRALTNNITVGQFRRYVSVKGDFLENNVLFWLEVQKYKDFCHIHNESSAVESKVTSIINCFINSHIPPSLQIDIPNEMAEKLIEKRKELGPYVFREAQLTVFRVLFPHWTGFCEFRKTNSNLSDEKLTTTLERQRQKKLQRIRKQMKEQEEAALREEMKAQTEHESLDFPELGSLKGSDFADSFLSGGRTNNQMSWSYGKYVEGLERQKMLLLMENEVRGRVPQEALRDPDYDVSTVDSEEDSDADDGQSSTTVHASESSRRKKKPKEKIIHSTIKSPEATEIASEYTGDTNGKGNRNSPRDSKAKNSALLQKPGINNAANVPAVTVD; the protein is encoded by the exons ATGCCGGAGAAAACCATTTCAACAG aTCCGCCATACCCCGAAGCCGAAGACTTC GAGGAGTATCTGGCAATCGATGACCTTTTCGTTGATTATTTCAACGCATTTTTAGAGTTACCG AGTTTTCCTGAACCATTGCGGTTTAATCCAGACACTGGCGGTTTTGAAGTATTGACGCCAGCGAAAAACCAACTTGCTGATAAGATAAAAGCTATAGCGCGTGCTCAAACCCCCAGGAGCGCTGTTTATAAG CATGCGATCGCGAATCCGCCACCTCGACTTCCACATTACGAGAATGATGAAGAGGAAGATGAAGAAGTGAAAACCAGCTTCAACGTGAAG TGTTTGGATAAAGAACAGGGAATTCAATGGATAAAAGAACACCGACTACCTACATTTCTACGAAGCGATCTTTACATGGAATACAG ACTGGCGAAACTTTTGTCACAAATAGAAACGAACCGAGCGGGGATAAAACTGACAATTGATGAAACGTTTAGACCCTGGCACAAGCAAACAAAG GTAGAACGTCCACCTACAGCTGTAGATGAAACAATTGAGATGATCGAAAGACTGAAAGTAACAATGGGATCAATGAACGCAACTCAAACAAAGGAATGGTTCAGTGTGGCCAAACAG GTTGAAAGTACTTCAGTCACCAGCATTTCCCGGCCAGTGTCTTCTGTTACCATGCCAACCATGCTTCCGAGAAGGCGTACCAGCTCCTCACGGCCGATAAGTGTCTGTAGCTCAAGAAACGAAATTGCGGACAATGGCGACGATTATTTAGGGACTGGACCACATGTGAAG GAACTATCGCTCAATGTTCCACGTCGTACTTCCGCTTCTTCAGTTGTCTTCTCTCCCATGACCTCTACCGCCTTTCCAATACGTGAAGAATATTCGGCTTGCGTCGTGCCGCGTCCAGTGTCGTCACATACTAAAG TCGACCATGTTGTGAAGATTGAACCGGAACTCTCGGACAGTGATAGCGATCAGGGCGTTGGAAGCGAGAGCGACGACATCAAAGAAGAAATAATCGAAGAAAAAGAGGATGACGAACCCGGAA gaAGTTATTTATTTGATGTAAACAACCTGGAATCTTACGCTTCTGTGCTGGTATCCCTGgtatttaaaaaagcaattgaGTCTCTTGCTCCAAACATTACTCGAAAACAGCTTGACAAAGTTACCAACCTCGAATCGATTGTTACATCATCGCCGAGAGGAAGACCACTCAGCCGCTTGAATTCGAAG ATGTTTTCGGAAGCTATTCTCGAACATGAGCAAAGGGTCCTTGACGAACAAGAAATACTTTCGAGGCAGTCGGCAAAAACAATGAG ATCAACAAAAACTCAAATATTGGCAAGTGATGTGACACGCACGGAATCTCCGACGAAAAAATCTATAATGTTTCGGGAAAAA ACTGAATCTGTTTTTGATGATGAAACGGATTCAGTGTTTTCTGATGAGAGTGAAACATCATTCCAGACCATTTCAACAAGAAAGCAAGATTTCACCG ATACGAAAGGGTTTAACCGATTCCGGAGCTTTTTGCAAGATACTCTGGGAGATAAACTCGTGTCTCTGTGGCTAGATATTGACAAGAGCCGATTTGCAATAAGGAAAGAAAAATCCCAAAA GTATCTTCAGCACTTGAGAGAAACTTATCTAAAAGTTGGAAGCACAAAGCGACTTCCAAACGAGTTTTTGCGCAAGCATCAGCTTCTGAACGCCACCCAGTGGTCAGTAAAACGCTTGCAAGAAATCCAACGAAGAGTCGTCGAGCCACTGCTACTATATTG gACACCTCGTTTCCTTGTACGACAGATGGCACGCGCAAGCAAGTCAGCAGAATCTGACAAGGTCACATCCGTCGAAACCAAATCACGTGACATTCGCCCTTTATCCTCACAGTCCTATCCAAGCCCGAAGACCATAACCGTCCTGCCTCTGCGGCCGAAGTCTTGTTTACCACGTCTTAGA aatgacaaaataataacCGTGGAACGAGGTCGGGTACTTCCCGATTATCACCATTACGTCAAGCCTGACGTATACCAGACACAACATGACCCGTCACCACCGCTAACCACTCCGAGCCCCATTCCAAGTTATCTCATGCCTAAAGTTACTGCAATGGTATCCGATGGCCAGATTCAGAAACTGCTTCTTCCAAAACGCCCCGTATCCGCAG GCCCTCTTACGCGCCAGACCAAAGTGAGATTCGAGAGGAGAAAATCAGTAGCTGCGAAATTAAG GCAAAGAATTCGTGCTTGCTCAAGCGTGGCACCGAAATCTCCAGCAACGTCTGTGACGTCAGATTCAACTGTAAAAGGAAGCCCAGCCATGGAAAGCATGCTGCAG GCATTGTACTATGACACAAGGGCCGGTTGGTTTTTTACACAATTTTGTGAAAACTCGAAAAATATG CTTTGGAGTAGTTCTATCCATTTTtggtttgatgtccaagagtaCCACTATCTCTTCTATCGAGACATATTCGATCAATTTACCATTGAGAGGAAATCACAA GCAATTTATTCGACGTACATCGTAGGAGGATCGCCAGAGGACATCGGACTATCCGTAGCGATACGGAGGCAGGTACAGATGATGATTCAACCGCCATTCGATGAGCTTTTCGACGCTGCTGAGgagtatgttttaaaattactcATAGTCCCTTGGAACAGAATGATGGGTATGGATAAGGAAAGCTACAATAAG GTTGAGTTAATTGAGCAAGAGAGAAGATTGAACGTTGCCGCAAAGTACATGGGTTGCTTACAAAAAAAGGGCATACTGAAAGAG aaaaaggtTCCGTTAGCTTCAGAGCAACAGTCGCTTGCAAAATATGAAGAGGATCTGTGGACCAAAGTTCCTGAAGAATTTCGAAACGTCACGTTTGATGAATTAGTGAGAAATCGAATCGAACTGGAACACTTTAGGAAGTTTCTGGAAGAAAATTATGCAAA GACTGATCTACTCTGCTGGTTAGACATGGAAGCTTTTAGGCGTCTTCCCCATCAAGCCAATGAAAAAAGAGATGAAAAAGCAAAGGACATCAAGGAAAAATATCTTCACAAGAAATACTTCTTTGGCCCAAATAGTCCCGCAACAAAACAAGAACAAAACGAG GCGGTTAGGATCGCAGGCGGATGGGGAAAAACCTTAAAAGAGCGTCCACCAACCGAGCTGATTGCCGAGGCGCAGAAATACGTGAAGAAAAGGATAGAGAAAAGATGGCTTCCACAGTTTCTGGCAACGAGCACTTATCAG GAGCGTCAACGTCCTAAGTCCCAGATGAGCGAAGTTGCAGATGatgttgttttgcaaaagaaaaaaaggcgTGGAGAACCTTGGAGA ATGCTTGATAACCGGTGGCAGTCCTCTTCACGTGACCTTATGGAGTTTAGGCGTGCACTGACCAACAACATTACAGTTGGTCAGTTTCGTCGTTACGTGTCAGTAAAGGGggattttcttgaaaacaaCGTCTTATTTTGGCTCGAAGTGCAAAAATACAAG GACTTTTGTCACATTCACAACGAATCAAGTGCGGTTGAGAGCAAAGTTACATCGAtaataaattgctttatcaACTCCCATATTCCTCCCTCTCTGCAAATTGACATCCCGAACGAAATGGCCGAGAAGTTGATTGAGAAAAGGAAAGAGCTGGGTCCCTATGTCTTCAGGGAAGCCCAG ctCACAGTTTTTCGCGTTTTATTTCCACACTGGACGGGCTTTTGCGAGTTTCGAAAAACCAACTCAAATTTAAGCGATGAAAAGCTGACCACAACCTTAGAACGACAACGTCAGAAGAAGCTGCAGAGGATAAGAAAGCAAATGAAGGAACAGGAAGAGGCAGCTTTGAGA GAGGAAATGAAAGCTCAAACAGAACACGAGTCTTTGGACTTCCCGGAGCTCGGATCTTTAAAGGGAAGCGACTTTGCTGATAGTTTTCTTTCCGGAGGAAGAACAAACAACCAAATGTCTTGGTCCTATGGGAAGTACGTGGAGGGATTAGAAAGGCAAAAGATGTTGCTACTCATGGAGAATGAGGTCCGAGGAAGAGTTCCTCAGGAGGCGCTTCGTGATCCAGACTACG ATGTTTCTACTGTTGATAGCGAGGAAGACTCCGACGCAGATGATGGTCAATCTTCGACAACCGTCCACGCTTCCGAAAGCTCTCGTCGAAAAAAGAAACCAAAAGAAAAA ATTATTCACAGCACGATAAAGTCACCCGAGGCAACTGAAATCGCAAGTGAGTACACCGGCGATACAAATGGAAAAGGAAACCGTAATTCACCGCGGGAcagcaaagcaaaaaattctGCGTTGCTGCAAAAGCCTGGTATTAACAACGCCGCCAACGTACCTGCCGTTACTGTGGATTGA